Proteins from a single region of Plasmodium brasilianum strain Bolivian I chromosome 13, whole genome shotgun sequence:
- a CDS encoding acyl carrier protein has protein sequence MRKNIIQRVFLNNKNVKFSNVYKRGYFNNILLNNEMKYVCNSFFKERNFFIKNEGKSVNFFSTEKEEVNVFSKEQVEEKVLTVLKKYLPDGVEIKYDEELEKNKTKDNRAWDFLDTVEFLIDIESEFNITIPDETADNIKTVKEIIDYLVQLNIKKE, from the exons atgagaaaaaatataattcaaagagtttttcttaataataaGAATGTTAAATTTAGTAATGTGTATAAACGAGggtattttaataatattctcttgaataatgaaatgaaatatgtatgtaatagTTTCTTCAAAGAAAGgaatttctttataaaaaatgaaggaaaaagcgtaaattttttttcgacAGAAAAAGAGGAAGTGAACGTATTTAGTAAGGAACAGGTTGAAGAAAAAGTTTTGAccgttttaaaaaaatacttacCTGATGGTGTTGAAATTAAATATGATGAAGAATTagaaaagaacaaaacaAAAGATAATAGGGCATGGGACTTTTTAGATACCGTCGAATTTTTAATAGAT ATTGAATCCGAGTTTAATATTACAATACCTGATGAAACAGCAGACAACATAAAAACAGTGAAAGAAATAATAGATTATTTGGTTCAGTTGAAcattaaaaaggaataa
- a CDS encoding amino acid transporter, which produces MTVKDVTFYQNHLNEEKNTEYHKLKLLEEDTENIYNEYENSKRYDHKKAYIEKVKRLKEKKYFGNKTIGKKSSYIYLINQIFGSGIVSIPYIFKSSGWLPCLIANVGICLLTIFNTILFLRAMTMIPNNIHFNKRYEYISTVCYFLGKNNIFFWCMQVCYYASILGSNIISIIIVSHAVDNIIINIFGYTVGIVMYPNFQLNFFTDVNELYYNKNYILCLTVGYLINASISIYFSQSNLEDNMKIQLISFLFLMSTIFQMMFLSGLKLYRYSNTNIGISNNGIKKYAGIKYPTAFGDFNFKQLLSSYISAYSAVTVIPCWANEMKSDVKIIKTVWLSNFFCCFIYYIFGYILCTAYPNINSDNILYDILQNPFINNYMKVTIYLFDLLTIAPGIYVYCIATRYNLINSNMCSEKIAFIFGTILPFLISFFFTSRIIFENIFTWSSLIFSYTCNFIAPSVIYLIACKNIPYSEKNPLQHTHVLYDPKEYKKKKSLYNIFYSKIAIKEKDTEHYNPLDLNIKNKDGEKEQIKEEQEIGEQNGIIKKFQVQRNYSPTEEQENIELKLDRAKLPHKSHHATFLKNNSIHTSNTRKIRKSDEHNIINSINCSNDINVSTEKMSSFITAVDNKVNGTMTIQDNDIIENGNVNSRVRISEDEKEKNLSNYLEEEKSKNIIPLGNVSNKHIDENRKESNWDNTCENYVVPISKGLITEFGKDEYQINKNSKKKKKKCVSLKVENNYILTHKESSDWEAKKKKKPTEIEEKGIIEKVENHEPNINKKKLGENETNGSLPIHDLFEEEENNNYNSKDDIEKGRKMSGKCYNGKKSKTDKLEFRKFNSLFNMKSKNISEKDSKEKHKLSNNIRRSRKHKTVMGFEKNKKDKKVSIQDGQTFSQSSDSSDNDILYDKIIADLSRNIYNDIKIVKESYERDEYLINYSDIFDSFLNLKLILESNYNGKNTIYNFYNSCITNKTHFNKTIKESNNVMHNSFNTSTFPNNYYLNNVTTEIPHSVGITIKEKKMASQENSEEHDTVLQTKDLQEFTEPKRNKMNEQKYEEMGRTYGVNTIMDNCPLSSREEKKKELDGVEEDEEKEEGAVINLSDDIYERNISELEKKFHMFINGINNKQNFTWNFDGNKNKNKLGKVINNKNINVSNVQNIFQPNDITNSYYERSKSENYFRALSLCKKGLHYDVQSDKFNTMHILKSSKSCGNSLLNYRSTDTNIINDFIQTKSVDYSRKFKHVPLESSENIFNYFIPNDDAGLGKKPKKGIKNIITDTQAPLEMVASNENENENENEHIYTENALITNTNSSEFDITKYFFKNGHDMFPLIDENKLAVNKEKIKNFKTEDSVCVNKNNIQSEDKNFMHINSYNKKIKMYKDVNTLAVPDNVYNVIPKINKVSGGNNVDDTINNIFNYYKYNFLLSFSEKHNNNKKKRDFNKHINIRNEYFLQNSINRESNNVNGSYAVNSENEINGTHCENNEVNYYNVEDNSDTHIRTKTYSNINSKFHYLRKFQNDEKKEPLLNTHQKVKQYDELPTINLICSEKPLYGYEDAYKIDDYVNGKINENIIHVYPCRYLRIKHVTITKMLLFIAVQLLLISVFYDFIY; this is translated from the coding sequence ATGACAGTAAAAGATGTTACGTTTTACCAAAACCATttaaatgaggaaaaaaatacagaGTACCATAAATTGAAGTTGTTAGAAGAAGATacggaaaatatatataatgaatatgaaaatagCAAAAGGTACGATCATAAAAAGGCATATATAGAAAAGGTCAAAAGactaaaggaaaaaaaatactttggAAATAAGACAATAGGAAAGAAATCCagctatatatatctaattaACCAAATATTCGGTTCAGGAATTGTATCTATaccttatatatttaaaagttcAGGATGGTTACCATGTCTAATTGCAAATGTCGGCATTTGtcttttaacaatttttaatactatattatttttaagagcTATGACAATGATACCgaataatattcattttaataaaaggtatgaatatatatcaaccgtttgttattttttaggAAAGAacaacatatttttttggtgTATGCAAGTATGTTACTATGCTAGTATATTAGGGAGTAATATAATTTCAATAATTATTGTATCACATGCAGttgataatataataataaatatatttggtTATACTGTTGGTATTGTTATGTACCCAAATTTTCAGTTAAACTTCTTTACTGACGTAAATGAActatattataacaaaaattacaTACTGTGTTTAACAGTAggttatttaataaatgcttcgatatctatatatttttctcaatCAAATTTAGAAGATAACATGAAAATACAATTGATATCATTCTTATTTCTAATGAGTACAATATTCCAAATGATGTTTTTAAGTGGACTCaaattatatagatatagtaatacaaatatagGAATCTCAAATAAtgggataaaaaaatatgcaggTATAAAATATCCAACTGCATTTGgtgattttaattttaaacaaTTATTATCATCTTATATATCTGCTTATTCAGCAGTCACAGTCATCCCTTGTTGGGCAAATGAAATGAAGTCagatgtaaaaattataaaaaccgTTTGGTTATCTaactttttttgttgttttatttattatatctttggatatattttatgcacTGCTTATCCGAATATTAATAGTGACAATATactatatgatatattacaaaacccttttataaataattatatgaaagtcactatttatctttttgatttattaacCATTGCTCcaggtatatatgtgtactgTATTGCTACTAGAtacaatttaataaatagtaatatgtgttcagaaaaaatagcatttatttttggtaccattcttccttttcttatctcattcttttttacatCACGCAtcatatttgaaaatatttttacatggTCTAGTCTAATATTTTCCTATACATGCAATTTCATTGCACCAtctgttatatatttaatagcCTGCAAAAATATTCCCTATTCAGAAAAAAATCCGTTGCAGCATACTCATGTTTTATATGATccaaaagaatataaaaaaaagaaatcactgtataatattttttattcaaaaattgcCATTAAAGAAAAGGACACTGAACATTATAACCCTCTtgatttaaatataaaaaacaaagatgGTGAAAAGGAGCAGATTAAGGAGGAACAAGAGATAGGAGAACAAAATggcattataaaaaaatttcaggTTCAGAGGAATTATTCTCCTACTGAAGAACAGGAAAATATAGAACTAAAATTAGATAGAGCAAAGTTACCACATAAATCGCACCATgctacttttttaaaaaataatagcatTCACACATCAAATACACGCAAAATTAGAAAATCAGatgaacataatataattaacagTATTAACTGTTCTAACGATATTAATGTGAGTACTGAAAAAATGAGTTCTTTTATTACTGCAGTGGATAATAAAGTAAATGGCACAATGACTATACAAGATAATGATATCATTGAAAATGGTAATGTGAATTCTCGTGTACGCATTAGTgaagatgaaaaagaaaaaaatttatcgaACTATTtagaagaggaaaaaagcaaaaatataataccaTTAGGTAACGTTTCGAATAAACATATTGATGAAAATAGGAAGGAATCTAACTGGGATAATACATGTGAAAACTATGTAGTACCTATAAGCAAAGGATTAATAACAGAATTTGGTAAGGACGAatatcaaataaataaaaattcgaaaaaaaaaaaaaaaaaatgtgtctCGTTGAAAGtggaaaataattatatattaacacaTAAGGAGAGCAGTGATTgggaagcaaaaaaaaaaaaaaaacctacagaaatagaagaaaaaggaaTCATAGAAAAAGTGGAGAATCATGAAccaaatattaacaaaaaaaaactggGGGAAAATGAGACAAACGGATCCTTGCCTATCCACGATTTATTCGAAGAAGAAGAGAATAATAACTATAACAGTAAAGATGATATAGAAAAAGGTAGAAAAATGTCAGGAAAATGTTATAACGGAAAGAAAAGCAAAACAGATAAATTAGAATTTCGAAAATTTAATTCTCTGTTCAATATGAAGTCAAAAAACATAAGTGAGAAGGATTCAAAAGAGAAACATAAACtatcaaataatattagaaGGTCAAGAAAGCACAAAACAGTTATGGGTTttgaaaagaacaaaaaagacaaaaaagtTTCCATTCAAGATGGGCAAACATTTTCTCAAAGTTCCGATTCTAGTGATAATGATAtcttatatgataaaataatagctGACTTAtcaagaaatatatataatgatataaaaatagtaaaggAAAGTTATGAAAGAgatgaatatttaattaattactCTGATATTTTCGACTCCTTTCTAAATCTAAAATTGATATTAGAAAGTAActataatggaaaaaatactatttacaatttttacaattcgtgtattacaaataaaactcattttaataaaacaataaaggAGAGTAATAATGTAATGCATAATAGTTTCAATACGTCTACTTTTCCGAATAATTATTACCTAAATAATGTTACTACGGAAATACCACATTCAGTTGGTATAACAAttaaggaaaagaaaatggCTAGTCAGGAGAATAGCGAAGAGCATGATACGGTTTTACAGACTAAAGATCTTCAGGAATTCACGGAACCAAAACGCAACAAAATGAACgaacaaaaatatgaagaaatgGGAAGAACATACGGAGTGAACACAATAATGGATAACTGTCCACTAAGTAGTAgagaggaaaagaaaaaggagtTGGATGGAGTagaagaagatgaagaaaaagaggAGGGCGCAGTAATTAATCTTTCCgatgatatatatgaaaGGAATATAAGTGAActcgaaaaaaaatttcacatGTTCATTAatggaataaataataaacagaATTTTACATGGAATTTTGACGgaaataaaaacaagaataaattaggaaaagtaataaataacaaaaatataaatgtatcaAATGTACAAAACATTTTTCAACCAAATGATATTACGAATTCTTATTATGAAAGATCAAAAagtgaaaattattttcgtGCATTAAgtttatgtaaaaaagggCTTCACTACGATGTACAGTCAGATAAATTCAATACTATGCATATTCTGAAAAGTTCAAAATCTTGTGGTAATTCTTTGCTAAATTATAGATCGACGGATACTAATATCATTAATGATTTTATTCAAACAAAAAGTGTTGACTACAGCAGAAAATTCAAGCATGTACCATTAGAAAGCAGCgaaaacatatttaattatttcattccAAATGATGATGCAGGGCTAGGAAAAAAGCCAAAAAAgggcataaaaaatataatcacAGATACCCAGGCACCTTTAGAAATGGTAGCGAGCAACGAGAATGAGAATGAGAACGAGAATgagcacatatatacagaGAATGCTCTAATAACCAACACTAACTCCTCCGAATTTGacataacaaaatatttttttaaaaatggtcATGATATGTTTCCACTtatagatgaaaataaattagctgtaaataaagaaaaaattaaaaatttcaaaacaGAAGATTCCGTGTGTGtcaataaaaacaatatacaGTCAGAggacaaaaattttatgcacataaattcatacaacaaaaaaataaaaatgtacaagGATGTAAACACACTGGCAGTACCAGATAATGTGTATAATGTGATCcccaaaataaataaagtaagTGGCGGAAATAATGTAGATGACACTATAAACAACATtttcaattattataaatacaatttCCTCTTATCATTTAgtgaaaaacataataataataaaaaaaagagagattttaacaaacatataaatattagaaatgagtattttcttcaaaatagtataaatagAGAAAGTAACAACGTAAATGGATCATATGCTGTAAATAGCgaaaacgaaataaatgGAACGCATTGTGAAAACAATGaagttaattattataatgtagAAGACAATTCAGATACGCACATAAGAACAAAAACATATTCCAATATTAATTctaaatttcattatttaaggAAATTTCAAAATGATGAGAAAAAGGAACCATTACTTAATACTCATCAAAAAGTAAAGCAGTATGACGAATTGCCaacaattaatttaatatgttCGGAGAAACCTTTATACGGATATGAAGATGCATATAAAATAGATGACTATGTAAATGgcaaaattaatgaaaatattattcacGTATACCCATGTAGATACTTAAGAATCAAGCACgtaacaataacaaaaatGTTATTGTTTATTGCAGTACAGCTACTTCTAATTTCCGTCTTCTAcgattttatttattag